From Gemmatimonadota bacterium, a single genomic window includes:
- a CDS encoding YceI family protein, translating into MLPSRCAASLLLLLLATYARGICQDDARQHTVDSGGAGLEAAVRSRPSQDGPREYTVDPSASHIYVVTHRSGLLSFLGHEHAIIPTDWTATLCFDEAAAEASSAAFTVNTRSLVIDSAPARALAGLGGGPGEEDVREIQGKMLDEAHLAAETHPQLLFETTSVQHAGPGLLTVRGRLTIRGVTSEVQLPVRMESSGPETIHLSGTLRVRQSAFGIRPESVAGVVKVADPVDIHFALRGTASGRICPAIRR; encoded by the coding sequence GTGCTGCCTAGCCGATGCGCTGCCTCGCTGCTGCTGCTCCTTCTGGCAACCTACGCGCGCGGAATTTGCCAGGATGACGCGCGCCAGCACACCGTCGACTCCGGAGGCGCGGGACTGGAAGCAGCAGTGCGGTCTCGACCGAGCCAGGATGGCCCGCGGGAGTACACCGTCGATCCTTCCGCATCGCACATCTACGTCGTTACTCACAGGTCCGGGCTGCTCTCCTTCCTCGGGCACGAACACGCGATCATCCCTACCGATTGGACTGCCACGCTGTGCTTCGATGAGGCCGCGGCCGAGGCCTCCAGCGCAGCCTTCACCGTGAACACCCGCTCTCTGGTCATTGACTCTGCTCCTGCACGCGCGCTGGCCGGGCTGGGAGGCGGCCCGGGCGAGGAGGACGTGCGGGAGATCCAGGGGAAGATGCTCGATGAGGCGCACCTGGCGGCGGAGACGCACCCCCAGCTCCTGTTCGAGACGACTTCGGTCCAGCACGCGGGCCCAGGGCTGCTCACGGTACGAGGGCGACTGACGATTCGTGGGGTGACCAGCGAGGTGCAGCTCCCCGTGCGCATGGAATCGTCCGGGCCAGAAACCATACACCTCTCGGGCACGCTGCGAGTCCGGCAGAGTGCGTTCGGGATCCGGCCGGAATCGGTGGCGGGAGTAGTGAAGGTGGCCGACCCGGTGGATATCCACTTCGCGCTGCGCGGGACCGCTTCCGGCAGAATTTGCCCCGCCATACGGCGGTGA
- a CDS encoding FAD-dependent oxidoreductase, with amino-acid sequence MAEPVRLSILGGGPAGLAVGFYARERGLSFQILEAADRVGGNCITVAHGEFLFDSGAHRFHDKDAVSTADVKRLLGEELQEVDSPSRIFHRGRWVDFPLAPLNLLVALGPAAFLRALASLARARMRAGRPDADFESVAVHTYGRYLAERLLLNYSEKLWGVPCRRLSPRLAGSRLGGLSFRSLLVEAVLGAKARTKHLEGSRFYYPTRGYGRISERLAEVCGTERIRLGARITRVLHDGRRIEALEVNGAEHHGVDQVVSTLPLNLLLRLMDPAPPAATLAVADSLRFRSLVVVALFLAVPSVTESATVYFPDPELPMTRVSEPRNRSPQMSPAGRTSLITEVPCQFQDATWRATDAQIVTRICEALAIVGWARYEQVLDARVLRIPFAYPILELGFEERVASLQEYLASFENLRISGRNGQFQYAWMHDALRFGREIVAEYTSS; translated from the coding sequence ATGGCTGAGCCCGTAAGGCTGAGCATACTCGGTGGCGGGCCGGCCGGGCTCGCGGTGGGCTTCTATGCCCGCGAGCGAGGTCTGTCCTTCCAGATCTTGGAAGCGGCCGATCGGGTGGGCGGGAACTGCATCACGGTGGCGCACGGAGAATTCCTGTTCGACTCGGGGGCCCACCGCTTCCACGACAAGGACGCGGTCAGCACGGCGGACGTCAAACGACTCCTGGGTGAGGAGCTTCAGGAAGTCGACTCGCCGAGCCGAATCTTCCACCGCGGCCGGTGGGTCGACTTTCCACTCGCGCCGTTGAACCTGCTGGTGGCGCTGGGACCAGCCGCGTTCCTGCGGGCGCTGGCGAGCCTGGCCCGCGCCCGGATGCGGGCGGGCCGTCCAGACGCGGACTTCGAGTCCGTGGCCGTCCACACTTACGGCCGGTACCTCGCGGAGCGCTTGCTGCTCAATTATTCCGAAAAACTCTGGGGTGTGCCGTGCCGACGGCTGTCGCCGCGCCTGGCCGGCAGCCGGCTCGGGGGCCTGAGCTTCCGCTCCTTGCTGGTGGAAGCCGTGCTGGGGGCGAAGGCGCGGACGAAGCATCTCGAGGGCTCCCGCTTCTACTATCCGACGCGCGGATATGGTCGGATCTCGGAGCGCCTGGCGGAGGTCTGCGGCACCGAGCGGATCCGGCTGGGCGCGCGGATCACCCGCGTGCTGCACGACGGCCGCCGCATCGAGGCGTTGGAGGTCAACGGCGCGGAGCATCACGGCGTGGACCAGGTCGTATCGACACTCCCCCTGAACCTGCTGCTGAGGCTGATGGACCCGGCGCCGCCAGCCGCGACGCTCGCCGTGGCCGACAGTCTTCGTTTCCGCAGCCTGGTAGTGGTCGCACTGTTCCTGGCGGTGCCCTCGGTGACGGAGTCGGCAACGGTGTACTTCCCGGATCCCGAGCTGCCAATGACCCGGGTGTCCGAGCCGCGCAACCGCAGCCCGCAGATGTCGCCAGCGGGCCGGACCTCGCTGATCACGGAAGTGCCCTGCCAGTTCCAGGATGCCACCTGGCGCGCGACGGACGCGCAGATCGTGACGCGGATCTGCGAGGCGCTCGCGATCGTGGGCTGGGCAAGGTATGAGCAGGTGCTGGACGCGCGCGTCCTGCGCATCCCATTCGCGTATCCCATCCTCGAGCTCGGCTTCGAGGAGCGAGTCGCCAGCCTGCAAGAGTACCTCGCGAGTTTCGAGAACCTGCGGATCTCAGGTCGCAACGGCCAGTTTCAGTACGCGTGGATGCATGACGCGCTCCGCTTCGGCCGCGAGATCGTGGCGGAGTACACTTCGTCTTGA